One Romboutsia sp. 13368 genomic window carries:
- a CDS encoding tetratricopeptide repeat protein: MKFKIEKHILKKAEELSFITIKHDSEFKVEGYNIPSEGLQVPIKNEVLVKGIKENTAQDNLNAMSIADAMIYIIGIDSQFRYNEEYIKFLNAFKKKVNLDLDAYMGYMSKKYFDIGEYTDSLIYLKALITMNPNDITGLYHYSIVCQEVAKKYQKDNDDKAMNDFLLEALHKLEKVIDLDPEFALGYYHLGYHYYNQGQYVKAKVIWEESLKLGLEADLVSEVQDNIGKMDFKVQYEEGYNLVFQGRCEEGLEKLLPLEEEHSDWWNLLFMIGLAYKNMDEIETAKEYFEKILLIKPHQVDTMVELGLCEAATFNMEKAIEHFETAAKIKEDPEILCNLGMAYLNNGDLDDAIYYIERAYELDPQDEITMSCLRELDKYR, translated from the coding sequence ATGAAATTTAAAATAGAAAAACATATATTAAAAAAAGCAGAAGAACTATCTTTTATAACTATAAAGCATGATAGTGAATTCAAAGTAGAAGGATACAATATTCCAAGTGAAGGATTACAAGTTCCTATAAAAAATGAAGTATTAGTAAAAGGAATAAAGGAAAATACAGCACAAGATAATCTAAATGCAATGTCTATTGCTGATGCAATGATATACATAATAGGTATAGATAGCCAATTTAGATATAATGAAGAATATATAAAATTCTTAAATGCATTCAAGAAAAAAGTAAATTTAGATTTAGATGCTTATATGGGCTATATGTCTAAAAAGTATTTTGATATTGGAGAATATACAGATTCTTTAATATACTTAAAAGCTCTTATAACTATGAATCCTAACGATATAACAGGACTTTATCACTATTCTATAGTATGTCAAGAAGTTGCTAAGAAGTATCAAAAAGATAATGATGATAAAGCTATGAATGATTTCTTATTAGAAGCATTACATAAACTAGAAAAAGTTATAGATTTAGACCCTGAGTTTGCTTTAGGTTACTATCACTTAGGATACCATTATTACAATCAAGGACAATATGTAAAAGCTAAAGTAATATGGGAAGAATCTTTAAAATTAGGACTAGAAGCAGATTTAGTATCTGAAGTTCAAGATAATATAGGTAAAATGGACTTTAAAGTTCAGTATGAAGAAGGGTACAACTTAGTATTCCAAGGTAGATGTGAAGAAGGTTTAGAAAAATTATTACCTTTAGAAGAAGAACATTCAGATTGGTGGAACTTATTATTTATGATAGGTTTAGCATATAAGAATATGGATGAAATTGAAACAGCTAAAGAATATTTTGAAAAAATACTACTTATAAAACCACATCAAGTAGATACTATGGTTGAACTTGGTCTTTGTGAGGCAGCTACTTTTAATATGGAAAAAGCTATAGAACATTTTGAAACTGCAGCTAAGATAAAAGAAGACCCAGAAATATTATGTAATTTAGGTATGGCATATTTAAATAATGGAGATTTAGATGATGCTATATATTATATAGAAAGAGCATATGAATTAGATCCACAAGATGAAATAACAATGTCATGTTTAAGAGAATTAGATAAATATAGGTAA
- a CDS encoding bifunctional enoyl-CoA hydratase/phosphate acetyltransferase yields MLRRLDDILDILKGKEKVILSVAAAEDKEVLLSIKDAVEKDIIEPMLVGDKSKINLLADEIDFDLSGIKIINSNSIEESAKIAVELVSTNNADFVMKGILDTSVLLKSVLNKDYGLRTDSLLSHVMIYQLENYHKLLLLTDGGMNISPDYEQKEKILNNSVQAAKALGIETVKVACLAAKEKVSHKMKATIDGDLLHKASIDGKFGKNIIVEGPLAFDLAISKEASEKKGFKSEVSGDVDILLVPNIEMGNGIGKSFTYMANAKSAGVIMGAKAPIVLVSRADSAESKLYSIAYGALIAKNLSK; encoded by the coding sequence TTGCTAAGAAGATTAGATGATATATTAGATATCCTTAAAGGAAAAGAAAAAGTAATTCTTTCTGTAGCTGCTGCAGAAGATAAAGAAGTTTTATTATCTATAAAAGATGCAGTTGAAAAAGATATAATAGAACCTATGCTAGTTGGAGATAAATCAAAAATAAATTTACTTGCAGATGAAATAGATTTTGATTTAAGTGGAATAAAAATAATAAATTCTAATAGTATAGAAGAGAGTGCTAAAATAGCTGTTGAATTAGTATCAACTAATAATGCAGATTTTGTAATGAAAGGTATTTTAGATACTTCTGTTCTTCTTAAATCCGTATTAAATAAAGATTATGGTCTTAGAACTGATAGTCTTCTTAGCCACGTAATGATATATCAATTAGAGAATTATCATAAGCTGTTATTGTTGACAGATGGAGGAATGAATATTTCACCTGATTATGAACAAAAAGAAAAGATACTTAACAATTCTGTACAAGCAGCAAAGGCCTTAGGGATAGAAACTGTAAAAGTAGCTTGTCTTGCAGCAAAAGAAAAAGTTAGCCATAAAATGAAAGCTACTATAGATGGCGATTTACTACATAAGGCATCTATAGATGGTAAATTTGGTAAAAATATTATAGTTGAAGGACCGTTAGCATTTGATTTAGCAATTTCAAAAGAGGCTAGTGAGAAAAAAGGATTTAAAAGTGAAGTATCAGGTGATGTTGATATTTTACTAGTTCCTAATATAGAAATGGGAAATGGAATAGGAAAATCATTTACATATATGGCAAATGCAAAATCGGCAGGTGTAATTATGGGAGCTAAAGCACCTATAGTATTAGTTTCAAGAGCTGATAGCGCTGAGTCTAAATTATATTCTATAGCGTATGGGGCACTAATAGCTAAAAATTTAAGTAAATAA